GAGCGTATGGACCAGTTCCGGTTTGCCGGTTTCGGGATTGCGCCAGCGAGCCTGCATGCGCCGCGCCTGGAAATCACCGCAGTTGGAACAGGACGAGATTTCCCGGTACTTGCCCTGGCTCGGAACCCACACCTCGAGATCGTAGGTCTTGACCGCGCCAAAGCCCATGTCACCGGTGCACAGAGCCAGCGTACGGTAAGGCAGCTCGAGCCGCTGGAGGATGTCTTCGGCATGGCCGGTGAGTTCCTCGAGCGCCTGCATGGACTGGTCCGGCCGCACGATCTGCACCATTTCGACCTTGTCGAACTGATGCTGACGTATCATGCCGCGCGTGTCGCGGCCGGCGGATCCTGCTTCACTGCGAAAACACGGCGTATGCGCAGTCAGGCGCATCGGCAATTTGCCGGCGTCGAGAATCTCTCCACTGACGATGTTGGTCAGCGATACTTCTGCAGTAGGAATCAGATACAGGTCCCGCTGATCTTCACCGCGCGGAACCTTGAACAGGTCTTCCTCGAACTTGGGCAGCTGTCCGGTACCTTGCAGGGCTTCGGCCTGAACCAGGTAAGGCGTGTACACCTCTTCGTAACCATGTTCGTTCACGTGCAGGTCCAGCATGAACTGGGCCAGCGCACGATGCAGCCGGGCGATCGGGCCGCGCATCAACGCGAATCGGGCTCCCGACAGCTTCGCTGCCGTCTCGAAGTCCAGATAGCCATATTGCTCACCAAGCGCGACGTGGTCCTTGACCTCGAAATCGAAGGTACGGGGTGTGCCCCAGCTGCGAATCTCGACGTTCTGCTCCTCGCTAACGCCTATCGGCACGCTCTCGTCCGGCAGATTGGGGATGGTCAACAGCAGCGCGTCCAATTCGGACTGGATGGCGTCGAGTTCCTGTTTGGCGGCGTTGAGCTCATCGCCCATACGATCGACATCGGCCAGCAGCGGTTGAATGTCCTCCCCTCTGGCCTTGGCCTGCCCGATCGTCTTGGACCGACTGTTGCGCTCGGCCTGGAGGGTTTCGGTGCGCGTCTGTACCGTCTTGCGCCGTGACTCGAGCGATTCGAGCGTCGAGACGTCCAGGGTGAAGCCGCGCTGGGCGAGGCGTTCAGCGATCAGTTGCGGTTGGCTACGAACCAGTTTCGGGTCAAGCATGTGTCATCACTTATCGGTTGCAGGTGGCAGCCCGGCCAACTAACGCGTCAAAGCCAGGCCGGCCCAGGTGGCGAGCAGACACACGCACACGCTGAGCAGAATGTATCCCAGAGCCATGAGGCTCTCGCCGCTCTCCATCAGGCGCAGGGTGTCGAGAGAGAACGTGGAAAATGTAGTAAACGCGCCGAGGAATCCGACGATCAGACCCTGGCGCAGCAGTGGCGAGGCTTCAGGACGTGCCAACCACAGACCATATAGTATACCGATCGCAAGGCACCCAAGCAGGTTGACGGCAAAAGTCCCCAGCGGAAACGCCCTGGGCCAGGTCGCGGTTACCCACTGAGCCAGACCATAACGCGACAGCGCGCCGAGCGAGCCTCCCAGCGCCACGACCAGCAAGGTCTTGGTCAGCATCACTCTCTCCTTTTTCGGCTGCTGCGCGCATCCAGGTTGCGCAGGTACTCGAGCTTCTGGGCAATCTTCTGTTCGAGCCCGCGGTTGGCCGGCTTGTAGTACTGGCGGGGCTGGAGTTCGCTGGGAAAGTAATCTTCGCCAGCGGCATAGGCTTCAGGTTCGTCATGGGCGTAACGATAACCCTCGCTGTAGCCCAGCTCCTTCATGAGCTTGGTCGGTGCATTGCGAAGATGCAGCGGCGGTTCGTAGGAAGGCTGTCCGGCGACATCGGCCCGCGCAGCGTTGTAGGCGCTGTACACGGCGTTGCTCTTCGGTGCGCAGGCGAGATAGACAATGGCCTGGGCGACCGCAAGCTCGCCCTCGGGACTGCCCAGACGTTCCTGTACATTCCAGGCGTTCAGGCACAGTTCCAGTGCCCGCGGATCGGCATTGCCGACTTCCTCACTCGCCATCCGGACCACTCGACGTGCGATATACAGAGGATCGCAGCCGCCATCGAGCATGCGGACGAACCAGTATAGGGAGGCGTCCGGATTGGAACCGCGCACCGATTTGTGCAGCGCCGATATCTGGTCGTAAAAGGCTTCGCCGCCTTTATCGAAGCGGCGGCTGGTGTCATTGAGCAGATCGCTCACCAGAGAGGTATCGATCACTCCGCCGTCTGCGACCAGATCCGCGGCGATTTCCAGCAGGTTGAGCAAACGCCGAGCGTCTCCGTCCGCGGCACTGAGCAGGATGCGTCTGGCTTCGTCAGCCAGGCTCAACCGATGCTGACCGAGTCCTCGCCCGACATCGGCCAGGGCGCGGTCGAGCAAGACGCTCAGGGCTTCGTCGTCCAGCGACTTCAATACATATACGCGAGCTCGCGAAAGCAACGCATTGTTCAGTTCAAATGAAGGATTTTCGGTCGTGGCGCCAATGAACAGCAGCGTGCCGTCTTCGACATAGGGCAGAAACGCGTCCTGCTGCGCCTTGTTGAAGCGATGCACTTCGTCAACGAAGAGTATGGTCTGACGTCCGCTCTGCGCAGCCTGATGACGGGCAACGTCTACTGCCTGGCGTATGTCCTTCACCCCCGCCAGTACCGCGGAGATGGTCACAAAATGCGCGTCGGCGAGTGTAGCCAGCAGCCGGGCCAGCGTGGTCTTGCCGACGCCCGGAGGCCCCCAGAAGATCATCGAATGCAGTGCGCCCTGCTCCAGCGCAACTCTCAACGGCCGACCCGGGCCAAGCAGGTGCGCCTGGCCCGCGTACTCGTCGAGTGTCGCCGGCCGCATGCGCGCGGCCAGGGGTTGATGGGCGGCCTGGTCCGGGAACAGGCCCATGCTCACTCGCTGATCACATCGACCCCATCAGGGATGTCGAAGGTGAACAGGTCCTTGTCGACGCTCGGGTTGAGCTGAACGTTCTGGAACAGGATGTTGGTACGCTGGCCGACCGGATCACTCATCTGCATGTCATTGATGACCCCGTCACGAAATGACAGCCGCAGCGAATCGAACATCGAATCGTTCGCCTTGGGTGTCAGCACGAAATCCAGCACGTTGCCGCCTTCGGTGAGCGCAATGGTGAAGTTCTCCTGCAGCGTGCTGACATCACCTGACAGCAGCAACGCGGGGGTGTGGGTCAGACGCTGGTCCATCTTCTGCACTGTGACCTGCATCAGGTCCGGGTCATACAGCCAGATGGTTTCGCCATTGGATACCAGTTCCTGCTCGAGCGGCGGGTTGGTGTGCCAGCGGAACATGCCGGGGCGCTTGACCACCATGGTTCCGGTGGTGTCCTGCATGTTGGCGCCGTTGGAACTCAACGTCATCTGCGAGAAATCAGCGGTGATGGTACGGGCCTTCGAGAGCAATTCGTTGAGCCGGGCTGCAGCGTGTGCCTCGTCGGCCAGGGCGACGAGGGGTGTCGCCAACAGACAGACGGCCGCAACGGTAGAGCGCAACAGGGTTTTGAGCATGATGTAGACGTGTCTCCGCTAATCGCGAATGGGTGGCGGCGCGATGACTTCACGCGAGCCATTTGTGTTCATCGGGGTCACGACCCCGGCCATCTCCATGGATTCGATCATCCTTGCAGCGCGGTTATAGCCGATTTTGAGCTTGCGTTGTACTGCAGAGATGGATGCGCGTCGGCTTTCGGTAACGAAACGTACGGCTTCATCGTACAGCGCATCTTCTTCGGCATCACCGTCGACACCGCCGCCGCCACTTTCGTAGCTTCCACCGCCCTCGTCGGCACCGGCGAGAATATCCTCGATATAGTTCGGCGCGCCGCGCTTCTTCCACTCATCAACCAGACGGTGCACCTCGTCATCGGATACGAACGCCCCATGAACACGCATTGGCAGGCTGGTGCCCGGCGGCATGTAGAGCATATCGCCATGACCGAGCAACTGTTCGGCGCCGCCCTGGTCGAGGATGGTGCGCGAGTCGATCTTGCTTGAAACCTGGAACGCCATTCGGGTGGGGATATTCGCCTTGATCAGGCCGGTGATGACATCGACCGATGGACGTTGCGTCGCCAGGACCAGATGGATCCCCGCGGCGCGAGCCTTCTGAGCAATACGGGCGATCAGTTCCTCGACCTTCTTGCCCACGATCATCATCATGTCGGCGAACTCGTCGATCACCACAACGATGATTGGCAGGCTTTCCAGCTCCGGCGGAATATCATCCATCGACTCGCGACGATACAACGGGTCCGTCAAGGGCGTACCGGCTTTCTGGGCATCCTTGACCTTGCGGTTGAATCCCGCCAGGTTACGCACGCCCATCGCCGCCATCAGCTTGTAACGCCGTTCCATCTCCGCCACGCACCAGCGCAGCGCGTTCGACGCCTCTTTCATGTCGGTCACGACTGGCGTCAGCAAATGCGGGATACCTTCGTAGATCGATAGCTCGAGCATCTTCGGATCGATCATGATCAACCGCACCTCCTCCGGATGCGATTTGAAAAGGATACTCAGGAGCATCGCATTGACGCCCACCGACTTGCCCGAGCCGGTGGTACCGGCGACCAGCAGGTGCGGCATCTTGGCCAGATCGGCCATGATCGGATGACCACCAATGTCGTGCCCGAGCGCCAACGTCACCGGGGACTGTGCCTCGTCGAACTCGCGGGTTTCGAGCACCTCGGACAGACGCACGATCTCGCGATCTTCGTTGGGAATTTCGATACCCACCGTGGTCTTGCCCGGGATGACCTCCACCACTCGAACGCTGATAACCGCCAGCGAACGCGCCAGATCCTTGGCGAGGTTGGAGATCTTGCTGACCTTGACGCCGGCAGCAGGCTGAATTTCGAACCGGGTGATAACCGGCCCCGGTTGCACTTTCTCGACCAACGCTTCTACGCCGAAATCCTTGAGTTTGAGCTCGAGAAGACGCGACATGCCTTCGAGCGACTCCGGCGAGAAGCCCTTCTGTTTCTTGCTCGCTGGATCCAGCAACGATATCGGCGGCAGCGAGCCCGGCTCCACCGAATCGGTGAACAGGCGAGACTGCTTTTCCTTGTGCAGGCGTACGCTGGCTTCGGCAGGCTTGGCCTCAGGCGGGACAATCTCCGGGGGCTGGCGTTTTTCCTGTGCAGCAACATGCCGGGCAAGTGACTCCTGGCGCTGAGCTCTGGAAGCCTCCGCCCGCCGTTGCTCCTCGACGTTGACCACGGGCTCGGTACGTTGGGCAGGTCGTGCCACGGCAGCCGACCCCGGGCGCCCCGCTACGTCGCGTTCCGTCCGCCCTGACTCCCGCCGACCTTGCCATGCGTTCCACCCGCGGCGCAGCAGATCCAGCAGATCCAGCGTCAACCGCCCGGTGATATCCATGACGCGAAACCAGGACAGGTTGGTGAACACGGTCAGACCAAAAAGGAACAGCGTCAGGAACAGCAGAGTGCTGCCCTGCATGTTCAGCACCGGATAAGCCAGATCGCGCAGCAACTGCCCCAGCACACCGCCGGCGCTGGCACCATCCGGGAAGCTGTCGGGAGCCGTCCCGTGTAGCGCGCCGAGAGCGGTGCCGGCAAAAACGGTGAGTACAAAGCCGATGAGCCGCCATGAAAACAGCCAGCCATTCCAGATGAAAGGAAGATGACGGCGACGAAACATCTGCCACACTTTCACGGCAACGATCAGCGGAAACAGGAATGCGAGATAACCCAGCACCAGCAGCAGTACATCGGCGATCCATGCACCCATGCGGCCGCCGGCGTTCTGCACATCGGCAACGTCTCCACTGCGAGTCCAACCAGGATCGGCCGTGCTATAGGTGAACAGCGCCATGCACAGATAGAGGCACAGCGCGATCATTGCCAGCAGAGCCCCTTCGCGCAAGCGCAGACTGAGCTGTTCACGCCAGGCGATGTGCGCTTTCTTGGCTTGGTTGTCCTTCAAAATCCTGGCTTCCATTAATTTTCCAGCCGCTATTGTAAGGTGTGCGTAGCGCGAATGAACAATCGCCACCGGTCGGGCGCCTTAACGGTGACCGGCTCGCTGGCGGTTTTGCCTGGAGCAAGCAGTTTGCGCTTTGCCCGGCAAAGGAACTATCTTGATCAGCGACAATAACTTATATCGTTTTCTTGATAAACCATTTAGAAGCGTTCTTGCGACCTAAGGCATGTTAATGAGCCAACTGACCTGGCTGCGTCCCGACACCATCGATTTTCCGCCAGCCGCCCGCGCCCTGGCGGACCCGAATGGCTTGTTGGCCATCGGCGGGGATCTGTCCGTACCCCGGCTTCTCAGTGCCTATCGCCAGGGCATCTTTCCATGGTATCAGGACGGTCAACCGCTCCTGTGGTGGTGCCCTGACCCGCGAACCGTCGTGTTCCCCGCGTCGCTGCATGTATCGCGCAGCATGCGCAAATTCATGCGTCAGACCACTTTAAGCGTCAGCTATGATCGCGCTTTCATGTCGGTGATGCGCGGCTGTGCCGAGCCTCGTGATTACACCGACGCCACCTGGATCACCGCCGAGATGCTGGACGCTTATTGCGATCTGCATCGCCTGGGGCATGCGCACTCGGTAGAAGTCTGGGATGGTCAGGCCCTCGTGGGCGGTCTCTACGGCGTCGCGCTCGGCCGGGTCTTCTTCGGCGAGTCAATGTTCAGCCGCACCAGCAATGCGTCCAAACTCGCCTTTATCCACCTGGTGGAACGATTGCACGGCTGGGGTTTCGAACTGATCGACTGCCAGATGCCAACCGATCATCTTTTCAGCCTTGGCGCTCGATCGATCAGCCGCGAAGCGTTTAGACGTGAGCTTGATCTGCATTGCAACGAAGCCGTGGCCGACCATTGGCACGCGGACCAACGGGCAAGTTGATCGAACGCGAACAAAATCTATACTTGCCTGAAAGAAAAATGGCAGCGAGAAGCGCTACATGACCGATCTGGCTCACCTGAAGTTCTACGCGACGCAGCCGCATACCTGCAGCTACCTGCCGGACGAGCAGGCGACGACGCTGTTTCTTGACCCTCAGAAGCCGATCGACCTGACTACCTACAGCCAGCTTTCCGAGCTGGGATTCCGGCGCAGCGGCGACCACCTTTACAGACCGCACTGCAGAACCTGCACCGCTTGCGTCCCGGCTCGCATCCCCGCGGACGCATTCGAGCCGACTGCGTCGCAAAAGCGGATCATCAAGCGCAACCGCGATATCCAGGTCACCGCTACCCTGCCGCGGATTGACGAAGAAATCTACGATCTATACGCCCGTTATATCAACTCTCGGCATTCGGACGGCGATATGTACCCGCCCAGCCGGGAACAGTTCAGCTCGTTTCTGGTACGCAAATGGCCTTTCAGTCTGTTTTATGAATTTCGACTGGATGGGCGGCTGGTAGCCGTAGCGGTCACCGATCAGATGCTCAATGGGCTGTCGGCTGTATACACCTTCTACGAGCCAGCCGAGCAGCGCCGCAGCCTGGGGCGGTATGCAATCCTCTGGCAGATCGAGGAAGCCCGTCGCTCCGGGCTCGTTGCGTTGTATCTCGGTTACTGGATCAAGAACTGTCGCAAGATGAACTACAAGACCGAATATCGACCGATCGAAATGCTGGTCAACCAGCGCTGGGTTCAGGTGAACTGAACTCGGCACGGTCTGAATGATCCAATCGGCAACGCAAGATGCCCCCCCGCACCGCCTTCTCCACCGGCTTTGCTTGGCTGTTGATGACTTTTAGGGCACAATTGCTCACCTTTTTTGCGGGTGGCGTTCCAATTCGCCCGCGTGGAACCGAAATCGAGAGGCCTTTGCTTAATGGCGAAAGAAGACAGTATTG
Above is a window of Halopseudomonas nanhaiensis DNA encoding:
- a CDS encoding DNA translocase FtsK; the protein is MEARILKDNQAKKAHIAWREQLSLRLREGALLAMIALCLYLCMALFTYSTADPGWTRSGDVADVQNAGGRMGAWIADVLLLVLGYLAFLFPLIVAVKVWQMFRRRHLPFIWNGWLFSWRLIGFVLTVFAGTALGALHGTAPDSFPDGASAGGVLGQLLRDLAYPVLNMQGSTLLFLTLFLFGLTVFTNLSWFRVMDITGRLTLDLLDLLRRGWNAWQGRRESGRTERDVAGRPGSAAVARPAQRTEPVVNVEEQRRAEASRAQRQESLARHVAAQEKRQPPEIVPPEAKPAEASVRLHKEKQSRLFTDSVEPGSLPPISLLDPASKKQKGFSPESLEGMSRLLELKLKDFGVEALVEKVQPGPVITRFEIQPAAGVKVSKISNLAKDLARSLAVISVRVVEVIPGKTTVGIEIPNEDREIVRLSEVLETREFDEAQSPVTLALGHDIGGHPIMADLAKMPHLLVAGTTGSGKSVGVNAMLLSILFKSHPEEVRLIMIDPKMLELSIYEGIPHLLTPVVTDMKEASNALRWCVAEMERRYKLMAAMGVRNLAGFNRKVKDAQKAGTPLTDPLYRRESMDDIPPELESLPIIVVVIDEFADMMMIVGKKVEELIARIAQKARAAGIHLVLATQRPSVDVITGLIKANIPTRMAFQVSSKIDSRTILDQGGAEQLLGHGDMLYMPPGTSLPMRVHGAFVSDDEVHRLVDEWKKRGAPNYIEDILAGADEGGGSYESGGGGVDGDAEEDALYDEAVRFVTESRRASISAVQRKLKIGYNRAARMIESMEMAGVVTPMNTNGSREVIAPPPIRD
- the serS gene encoding serine--tRNA ligase, with amino-acid sequence MLDPKLVRSQPQLIAERLAQRGFTLDVSTLESLESRRKTVQTRTETLQAERNSRSKTIGQAKARGEDIQPLLADVDRMGDELNAAKQELDAIQSELDALLLTIPNLPDESVPIGVSEEQNVEIRSWGTPRTFDFEVKDHVALGEQYGYLDFETAAKLSGARFALMRGPIARLHRALAQFMLDLHVNEHGYEEVYTPYLVQAEALQGTGQLPKFEEDLFKVPRGEDQRDLYLIPTAEVSLTNIVSGEILDAGKLPMRLTAHTPCFRSEAGSAGRDTRGMIRQHQFDKVEMVQIVRPDQSMQALEELTGHAEDILQRLELPYRTLALCTGDMGFGAVKTYDLEVWVPSQGKYREISSCSNCGDFQARRMQARWRNPETGKPELVHTLNGSGLAVGRTLVAILENYQQADGSVTVPPVLRGYMGGVGKIG
- a CDS encoding replication-associated recombination protein A, with the protein product MGLFPDQAAHQPLAARMRPATLDEYAGQAHLLGPGRPLRVALEQGALHSMIFWGPPGVGKTTLARLLATLADAHFVTISAVLAGVKDIRQAVDVARHQAAQSGRQTILFVDEVHRFNKAQQDAFLPYVEDGTLLFIGATTENPSFELNNALLSRARVYVLKSLDDEALSVLLDRALADVGRGLGQHRLSLADEARRILLSAADGDARRLLNLLEIAADLVADGGVIDTSLVSDLLNDTSRRFDKGGEAFYDQISALHKSVRGSNPDASLYWFVRMLDGGCDPLYIARRVVRMASEEVGNADPRALELCLNAWNVQERLGSPEGELAVAQAIVYLACAPKSNAVYSAYNAARADVAGQPSYEPPLHLRNAPTKLMKELGYSEGYRYAHDEPEAYAAGEDYFPSELQPRQYYKPANRGLEQKIAQKLEYLRNLDARSSRKRRE
- the lolA gene encoding outer membrane lipoprotein chaperone LolA, which codes for MLKTLLRSTVAAVCLLATPLVALADEAHAAARLNELLSKARTITADFSQMTLSSNGANMQDTTGTMVVKRPGMFRWHTNPPLEQELVSNGETIWLYDPDLMQVTVQKMDQRLTHTPALLLSGDVSTLQENFTIALTEGGNVLDFVLTPKANDSMFDSLRLSFRDGVINDMQMSDPVGQRTNILFQNVQLNPSVDKDLFTFDIPDGVDVISE
- a CDS encoding arginyltransferase, translating into MTDLAHLKFYATQPHTCSYLPDEQATTLFLDPQKPIDLTTYSQLSELGFRRSGDHLYRPHCRTCTACVPARIPADAFEPTASQKRIIKRNRDIQVTATLPRIDEEIYDLYARYINSRHSDGDMYPPSREQFSSFLVRKWPFSLFYEFRLDGRLVAVAVTDQMLNGLSAVYTFYEPAEQRRSLGRYAILWQIEEARRSGLVALYLGYWIKNCRKMNYKTEYRPIEMLVNQRWVQVN
- the aat gene encoding leucyl/phenylalanyl-tRNA--protein transferase, with the translated sequence MSQLTWLRPDTIDFPPAARALADPNGLLAIGGDLSVPRLLSAYRQGIFPWYQDGQPLLWWCPDPRTVVFPASLHVSRSMRKFMRQTTLSVSYDRAFMSVMRGCAEPRDYTDATWITAEMLDAYCDLHRLGHAHSVEVWDGQALVGGLYGVALGRVFFGESMFSRTSNASKLAFIHLVERLHGWGFELIDCQMPTDHLFSLGARSISREAFRRELDLHCNEAVADHWHADQRAS
- the crcB gene encoding fluoride efflux transporter CrcB, whose protein sequence is MTKTLLVVALGGSLGALSRYGLAQWVTATWPRAFPLGTFAVNLLGCLAIGILYGLWLARPEASPLLRQGLIVGFLGAFTTFSTFSLDTLRLMESGESLMALGYILLSVCVCLLATWAGLALTR